A stretch of DNA from Lysinibacillus sp. B2A1:
CAATTTTTAGGCATTTCGTAAGGCACTGTATCCTCAGGTCGTTGCTCCAGCAGCACTCCTACAACTTGCGGAATAATGTCACCAGCTTTTCGGATAATGACTGTATCGCCTATACGAATATCCTTTTCACGGATTAAATCTTCATTGTGCAATGATGCACGTTGAACTGTTGTACCCGCCACTTGAACAGGCGTTAAAATGGCAGTTGGCGTCACAACACCTGTACGACCAACTGTTAAATCAATATCAAGTAATGTTGTCACTACTTCCTCAGCAGGGAATTTATAGGCGATTGCCCAGCGTGGACTCTTTGCTGTATATCCTAGTTCATCCTGATGAGCAAAACGGTCCACCTTAATCACAATGCCGTCAATTTCATAAGCTAAATTCGAACGATTTTCTGTCCATTTATCAATAAAGGCTAATACCTCCTCAATTGTTGAACAGCGCTGGCGTTCCTTATTGGAAGAGAATCCCAAATCCTCTAAATAATCAAGCATTTCTGCATGACCATCGATGCCATATACTTCACCATCGCCGCCAATAGCATAGATGAATGTTGATAATTGACGACTTGCAGCAATTTTAGGGTCTAGCTGACGTAAAGAGCCAGCAGCTGCATTTCGAGGATTGGCAAATAGCTCCTCTCCATTGTCAACACGCTGAGTGTTTAATGCTTCAAAGGATTTCTTAGGCATATACGCCTCACCACGTACCTCTATCGTGATTGGTTCCTTTAAACGCAAAGGTATTGCGCGAATCGTTTTTAAATTCGCTGTAATATCTTCTCCTACGACACCGTCTCCGCGCGTTGCGCCTTGTACAAAAACACCATTTTCATATTTCAAGGAAATGGCAAGACCATCGATTTTTAGCTCGCAAACATAAGAAAAGTGATCACCAATTGCTTGGCGTACTTTTCGGTCAAACTCTCGTAAATCAGCTTCATTAAAAGCATTAGAAAGACTTAGCATGGGATAATCGTGCGTTACCTTTTTAAAGCCCTCTACCACTGCACCACCAACTCGCTGGGTCGGTGAATCTGGGTAAATTAATGATGGGTTTGCTTCTTCTAGCGCAATAAGCTCATGTAATAATTGATCATAGACACTATCTGCTACGACAGGTTGATCCAACACATAGTAGGCATGACCATATTTATGCAATAATTTATTTAACTCTGCAATGCGTTGCTCGATTTCGTTCATTTTAGTTCCTCCGCTTACGCTTTTTCAATAGGTGCAAATTGTGCTAGTAATCGCTTAATGCCGATTGGCTGTGGAAAAGCGATATCTAGCTCTGTACCATCACCCTCACCTTTTACACTGACAACCATACCTGTTCCCCATTTTTTATGAACTGCTTTATCTCCAGCCTTCCAGCCAAATTGGTCCCCACCAGTTGCTTGTAATCGAGAGGTTGCAGGTTGCGTTTTCTGAATGTCTCCAAGTATTCGCCTTTGATAATTGCCTGCTGAACGGCTACTAGCAGCAAATGGAACTTCAGGTTTCGCACCACCTTTGGAAATAGACTCTGTAATCTCCTCTGAAATTTCACGTAAAAAACGAGAGGCATTGTTATAACTAGAACGACCAAAAATCGTTCGGCTTTGTGCACATGTCAAATACAAACGCTCCTCTGCACGAGTGATGCCAACATACGCTAAACGCCGTTCTTCTTCCATTTCATCCATATCATCAAGTGAACGAGAGTGCGGGAAGATATTTTCTTCCATTCCAATGATAAAGACAACAGGGAATTCTAAACCCTTTGCGGCATGCATCGTCATTAAAATAATGTTGCCTTTGGATGTATCCTCTTTGTCCAATGCATCAATATCTGCAATAAGTGCTAAATCTGTTAAGAAGGCTATTAAGCTCTTATCATCACTACGCTCCTCGAATGCTTTTGTTACTGATAAAAATTCTTCAATATTTTCTAGACGGCTTTCTGCTTCAATCGTTTTTTCATTTTGTAGCATTGCTCGATAACCGGATTTTTCGATCACCTGCTCTACCATTTCAGTAACCGATAAATATTCCTGCATCTCTGTAAAGCCTTTAATCATTGCATAGAATTGCTCTGCTGAATTTGCAGCCTTGCCTGTTAGCCCCATAAATACAAGGTCATTCATGGCATCAAAAATTGAACGATCTTGTTCAATTGCATAGCGCGCCATTTTTTCAAAGGAGGTGGCACCAATACTACGCTTTGGTTCATTAATAATACGTGCAAGCGATAAATCATCATCATTATTGGCAATCAGACGTAAATAAGCCAGTAAATCCTTAATCTCTTTACGATCATAGAACTTTGTACCGCCAACAATTTGATAAGCTATATTGGATTTAACAAGCGCTTCCTCCATTACACGTGACTGTGCATTTGTACGATATAAAATCGCAAAATCATCGAATGAGCGATTATCTTTTTTCATAAGCTGTTGGATTGTTTGTATAACGAATTGTGCTTCCTCTTGCTCGTTATACGCTTTGTACAAGACGATTTTTTCACCTTCTGCATTTTCTGTACGCAGTTCTTTCGGGTAACGTGTTGTATTATTCTGAATGACGTCATTTGCTGCTTGGAGGATGCGTTTTGTTGAACGATAATTTTGTTCAAGCATAATAACCTTTGCATTTGGATAGTCCTTTTCAAAGGACAGGATATTGCCAATGTCTGCTCCGCGCCAACGATAAATTGATTGGTCTGAATCCCCTACAACGCAAATGTTTTTAAATTTTTTAGCCAATAACTGCACAAGTAAATATTGGGATTTATTGGATATGGATAGGTAAGCCTTTGAAGTGGTCTCTAGCTTTTCCCCCCATTCACACCGTACGTGAGAGTTTCCTCTCATACGGCGTTCCATCAATTAATTGCTCTTCATTCTACTATTTCGTTTCTCTTAGTCCTACTTGAGCCTATTAGTCACGAAATATAGCCTGTTTTTTCAATTAACTAACTAATGGCTATCCCTCCACCGCTTATTATCACGGCTTCACTGGTACTGTGCCATCACTTTCACTGTGCTTAAAATGAGGTTATACATACATAGTAGCTTTCCCTCATACCGCTTCACTGAGTGCAATCTCTCCACGTAACCAGCTTCCCACGTTCCAAGAATCATATCTTTTCATATAAAATCCTTAGGTCATTCCTCTAACCCTGTTAGCTGGATGATGCCTGTAACATCATAAGGTGTTTCATAAAGACAAATCTTACTCCACCTCACTAACCCGCGCGTGACGGACCACCCTTTCGAATGGCTATACCTCTAGAGCCGTACATTCGGAATTTCGTCAGTAAATAGTTGTATAATTTACATTCTAACCATAGATTTTCTTATAGAACCCCAGCCTATCTATCACACAGAATACCTCTATTCCGCTTTCCTTCTTTCGATTAGGGTGATATTCAACTGACTTCACCGAGCTTATAACCTAGCTTTGATTGCACAAAACTACGCTATTCGGAGGATTAGGCGAGCCTTTCTGAGCGTTACCTCTTCATTCGACTCTTCTGATTCTTAGTTCTCCTAACATTCGTTAGTGGCTAATCTTTTCAATTAGCAACGTGTCGCACTATCTTGATACTCATCAACATGAATATATTGGAATTTATTTTGATAGTATTCAAGCACTTCTGGGACTCGCTTGAACAAGGTAATAGTGGTCATTATTAAATCATCGAAATCTAGGGATTGGTTGCGGCGTAATCTTTTTTCATAGCCTTTGTAAACTTGTGCAACCGTTTTTTCGTAGGGATTATGCTCATTGATTTGGGCGACATAATCCTCTGCTGCAATACATTCGTTTTTTGCTGCACTAATTGCATTTAAAATTGCACGAGGTTCAAAGCGCTTTGAATCAATATTTTCTTCCTTCATCACATTTTTAATGACTGATAGTTGGTCTGTGGAATCTAAAATTGAAAAATTACGTGACATTCCAAGCTGATCAATATTACGTCGTAAAATACGTACACACATCGAGTGGAATGTGGATACCCACATACTATCACCCGTCCCATTACCAAGAATGCCATCAATACGCTCTCGCATTTCTCGTGCCGCTTTATTGGTAAAAGTGATGGCTAAAATTTTTGATGGATATACTTCTTTTTCAATGATTAAATACGCAATACGATGTGTTAGTACACGCGTTTTTCCCGAACCCGCACCCGCCATAATAAGAAGCGGTCCTTCAGTCGTTTTGACTGCATTCTCCTGCTCAGGATTCATACCTGCTAATAAATTTTTTGTTAACTGTTCCATTTTGCACCGCCTTACAAACATTTGTTCTTAAATTATATCGTATTTTTAACAGCCTTAACAGTCGCAAGCGCAGCTTTTAAATCATCATAAATAATATTACCTACTACTACTGTATCCGCATATTTTGCCATTTCTGCGGCCTGTTTAGTAGAAGTAATACCACCACCGTAAAACAATCGTGTATTATTAAGCTCCTGCTTCACAGCACTAATAACATTAATATCACCATAAGTTCCGCTATATTCTACATAAAATACTGGTAGCTTAAAAAAGTTTTCTGCCAGACGTGCATAAGCAACAATATCATCTATTGATAAATCTGTTTTCGCATTTGTCACCTCAGCAGCCTTACAATGTGGATTTAATATACAATAGCCTTCAGCTACTAGCTCATCCCATACCATGATATCCCCATATTCCTTTATAGCTTCATGGTGTAAGTTTTTAATCCATTTAGGATCATCACTATTTAACACTGTCGGAATAAAGTAATAGTCGTAGCCTGGAGTTATCGAATCGATTGTAGAAATTTCAAGCGCTATCGGTACTTCAAAGCGTCTTACACGAACAAGCAAATCTAATACACCGTCTAATGTTATACCATCTGTTCCACCAACTAAAATGACATCTGTTCCTGATTCACAAATTTTTTCTAATGCCTCATCTGTAATTTCCTTAGCTGGATCGAGCTTAAACACATGTCTCCATTCTAAATAATCCATTTATTTTACCACCTATCATTTTCTATCTATTCGTTTACAAGTATAGCTTATGACTGACGACAAAAAAATGAAAAAGACTGAGCAGAAACTCTACCCAGCCTCTTTACCTACTATTCTTTTGGTGCTTGAAATGGTTTTTCATCAGGATACAAACGACCTAGCATTTCATCATATGTATCGTTCCCATAATCAAAGCAACGTCGTACGCGAGAAATAGTTGCTGTACTAGCACCTGTTTCCTTTTTGATGGACTCGTAGGTTTTCTTTAAACGTAATAAATGCGCAACTTCAAAACGTTGTGCCAGTGATTGAATTTCACTAATCGTACATAAATCATCAAAAAACTTATAGCATTCTTCGATGTCTTTCAGCTCTAACACTGCTTTAAACAATTGATCTGTTTGATGCCCTCGAATTTTTTCGATTTGCATGCAATTTTCCTCCCTTTAAGGCTGCGTTTTCACCATTGCCTGTAACCCTGGTGAAGCTGGTACGAAATGAATCCATGACTTTCCTGGTACTAATTTAACAAGCTCCCCAGATTCTTCTACAGCCATCGGTAATCCATCAATATTAGCCCATTTAACTTCTCTCATAAAGCCATTTTGGAATACGTACGCATTTCCACCAGAAGTTAAATCAATTTCTTGGCGTCCAACATTATCAATAGTTCGATGATTCATTTCAAAAAATAGAACATTTGCCAATGATAATGCTTCGCCTGTTAATATATCCTTTGTGTCAACGCCAGCCGATTGTCGTCCATAATGATTACTTTGATGATCATACACATACGAATTGTGGAAATACTCACTATTTCCGTAGTAAATGTCAACTTTACTTGTTTCAATGCCTATTTTACCACGTTCATCAGGTTCATAAAAAGCCTGACGCACTTTTTCACTGTAAATCATTGAAGCGCCTATATTTTTAGCACCTTTTAATAAATTCTCAGATGTAATATAGGAATTATGTGGTGCAACACGATCCTTTGAACGTTTAAAGAGTGTACCATCATAATTCATGCCATTAATATTATCGATTACATTATTCTCAAGCATTGATTTAGCTTCCGGGCTATAACCATGAGCTACATAAAAAGCATCGAAGCCTTTAGCGATATCGACAAAATAGGATCTTGCACTACGAACAGGCCCAAAATTTTCTGGTAACTCACTTTGATAGACGGCTAAAAAACGAGTAACATCACCCTCTGCCAGCATTTCATAAATAATATCTGCTGCTGCTATTCCCGATTGAGGACGTGCAGCTGGATGATTATTAATCGTCACGATAATTGGACGTTGTGTGATTTCCCCTTTAACAACCTCACCTGTTAATGGCGCAAGAAATGCTTCCTCTTTTACAGGCTCCTCAATAACTGGCTCTTCTTCAGCTTTGTTCTTTTCGTCTTCCTTTACTTCTGAGGAATCCTTTGAACATCCTCCTATCAACAAGGCACTAAATGCCATAGTGATGAATAGTTTTTTTGATTTAAACACAAGCATTACTCTCTCTCCTTTAAACAATCACACAAACTGTAATTGGACTATGATTACGCTAAAGTGAAAACACAGCTAGCGCATAACTGCTGGTAATAATAACTTATTCTTCATAACATCAAAAATCCCTTTTGGTGTTATACGGATATAAGGTAAATGTGTAGATTGTAAAAATAATAAAGTATAGATTGCGTCACCTAGGCGATAACCACGTTCAGCTAATGCTTGTTTTAAAGCTAGTTCTTTATTTGTTAGCTCCTCTACATCTCCATCATAAAGTAGACCACCGATTGTCAAAGGAATAGAAGCAATAACCTCTCCCTTTTCTACAAGGACAATGCCACCCTGCATTGCCTTCATTTCCTCAAAGGCTTTTATCATATCCTCTTTATTTTTTCCAATAAGTAAAATATCACCTGTATTGGAGTAAGATGAGGCAAATCCTTGAACACTAGTCGCGAAGCCTTTAATCATCGTATTTACATGCCAATTGCCGTCTCTATTAATGAGCATTAAGTAGCACTCATCATGATCAGCAAGCTGTCCCTCTCTAGTAACTAATGAATTATATGGTTTTGTAATTACATCGTTCACAAGCTCGATTCCAAAAGGCATTGAAAACTGGAAATCATGAGAATTTAACGAAAACCCTAAATTAAACGTTGGAATAGCTGAATAATCAATAGCAGCAAGCTTATGCACTCGCTGTCCATCACGTTTTAGCCAGATACCCTTAGATAGTACGCTTTCAGGAACTGGATGCCATTCATCTTGTAATATATTCAAAGAAGCAAAGCGTCCTGTCGCGATAAAGCCATGTAAGTTGGACATATTATAATAGCGTGCCACATTATAAGTAGCCATTTGATAGGCATCTATTGGTGATACTCCTGCATCTAAAGCTACTTGAATACATTTATCCATTACACCATCCTGATGGAAGGAAGGCGTTGAACCATCCGTCGTCATCATTAAATGATCAAAAATAGGAAGCTTTTTTTCTACAATTCCTTTTAAGAGATGCGGTAAATCTGGGCGAATCGAAGAATGGCGCAGTGTTACAGCATACCCCTGCATAATACGCCTTTCCACTTCCTCCACTGTCATTGCTTCATGATCACCATCTGCGCCAAGTAATTTCATGCGGGCTAACGTTCTTTCTGATGCTCCAGGAAAGTGTCCTTCTATTTTTTTGCCATATCCTTTAGCCATTTGCATACGATAGAGCATTTGGTCATCTCCATGCAGCAATCTTGGCCAGCCCGTTAATTCTCCTCCAAGTAGAACATCATCCCGCTCTAACCATTCTAAGATTGATGTATTAGAGAAAATTTCTTCCTCCTGCTCCATCTCAGTTTGTGAATCAAAGCGTGTCCACCAGTAAAAAGAAAACGGAAGCTTTTTCAAGTGATTCAATATTGAAAACGCTTTCTTATTTTCTAAAGATAAAACAAAACTTAAATTATCAGAAATAAAAGCAGTTGTGCCTAACTGTCCGCAAAAATCAGCAAAAGATTGTGGATGATAGAGCTGAAATGGATGGACATGAGGTTCGATATAGCCTGGTACAATTGTTTTATTCGTACAATCCACTACCTCTGTTCCCTCTATAAAAGGAGGCATTCTGTCACCAGCATAGACAATTCGATCTCCTAAAATCCAAATGTTTCCTACTACCCATTGTTTGAGCATGCTATGTAAATACCGTGCATTTTTTAACACAATATCCGGTGCCTTTTTACCATCAATTACCGCTAATTGTTGGCGTAATTTTGTAATTTTCCATACTGGATCCATTCTATCCGCTCCTTCCTAAATTACGTAAAATTTCATTGTGTAATTCTAATGTGATATCACATACTACTACTGCATAAGTGCATTTTATCTTTAAAATGCGGCTTTTATGCAATCATCTTGTTTCAATCGTAACACAGCACTTTCATAAAGCAAAGTGCACCCCGCTTTATTTTTTCCACAATGACTAAAGGAGGAAATAGTATGATGCAACAAGCTAATTTAAGTGAAAAAAATGCCTTCTGTCGCTTTGCCATGGGTACAAGTATGACGGCATTTGGCATCGCTAGGGTCTCAAGAAATCCTAACTGTACGGGAGGTCGATTATTGATTGCATTAGGTGCTATGAAAATGGCTGAGGGTATCTTTAAATATTGCCCAACAAAATCTTTACTGAATTCCAATATGCAAAATGCCATGAATAGCTCTATGCAAAGTATGCTCAGCGGACAAAATTCTATGTCATCTGATCAATCTATGACATCTAATCCATCCATGTCATCCGAGCAAATCGACAAGCTCATGAAGGATTTCTCCTCTGCCATATCTGGTAATTCGTCAGTATCAAACCCAACTGCTTTAAAGCAATCTGACGCCAGCACTTCAAATCAAAATTCCTCAGACAGTAGAAATTCTACAAATAAAGCACAAAATCCTTCTTAGTCAAAGGAGCCGTCTCAACTATACGAGACGGCTCTTACCCTTATAAATCATACGTTTGATAACGATAATAAGTTTCAAAGCATGATGAAATTTTATTTAAATGTTCGCCAACCGATATCTTTGCGGTAGAAGAAATTGTTCCATTCTTCAGTTGCAATACCTGCATATACTTTTTCTTGCGCTTCTTTTAGAGTAGATGCTTTTGCTCCAACTAATAAAACTCGTCCACCGTTACCAACAAATTTGTCATCTACAAGCTTTGTACCTGCATGGAATACGGCATGTGAAGCCGATAGATTCTCTAAACTTGGTAATACATGTCCTTTTTCAACGTCCCCTGGATATCCTTCTGCAGCAATTACAACACCAAGCATTGCATCTTCTGACCATTGTAAATCAAATGGTCTTTCATCCAGTAGAGCCATCATGAAATCACCAAAATCAGAAACCATACGTGGTAAAACGACTTGTGTTTCTGGATCGCCAAAGCGTGCATTAAACTCAATTACTTTTGGACCGTTTTGTGTTAATATGAGCCCTGCATATAAAATCCCAGTAAACGATACACCATCTGATTCCATGCCTTGAACAGTTGGTTCAACGATTGTTTTATAAGCTACGTCCACTACTTCCTGTGAAATTTGGGGTACTGGTGAATAAGCACCCATCCCACCTGTATTAGGACCTTTATCGCCATCATATGCTCGTTTATGATCCTGAGCAATAACCATTGGATAAATCTGACCTTTATGAACAAATGACATAAATGAGAATTCTTCGCCATCTAAAAATTCCTCGATAACAACACGAGAGGAAGATTCACCAAAACGTTGATTACCAATCATATCCTGAACCGCTTCAATAGCTTCTTCCTGTGTCATGGCAACAACTACACCTTTACCAGCAGCCAAGCCATCCGCCTTAATCACAATAGGTGCACCTTGTTCTTTAATATATGTGATCGCCTTATCTGCTTCCGTAAACGTTTCGTGAGCCGCTGTTGGGATATTGTATTTGTTCATAATATCCTTAGCATATGATTTACTGCTTTCGATTTGTGCTGCTTCTTTTGTTGGACCAAATACACGTAAACCACGAGCAATAAAGAAATCTACAATCCCTTCAGCAAGTGGTTGCTCAGGTCCGACGAAAGTCAAATCCACTGCATTTTCTTTTGCAAATTGCGCCAAACCAGCAAAATCCATCGTATCAATAGCAACAACCTCTGCATCGCCTCGCATACCATCATTGCCAGGTGCAACAAATACCTTTCGAACTGATGGGGAATTACTAAATTGTTTAGCGATAGTATGCTCACGACCACCGCTTCCGATTACTAATACATTCATCTTGGGAAAATCCTCCTATTTGTAAGTAAGACCGAGATGAACCAACATCTCGGTCTTAAAATTTAACATGTTTTAATTAATGCTTAAAATGACGTACTCCTGTAAATACCATTGTAATACCATACTCATTTGCTTTATCAATAGAATCCTGATCTTTAATAGAGCCGCCTGGTTGAATAATTGCCGTAATACCAGCTGCTGCCGCTGCTTCCACTGTATCACTCATTGGGAAGAACGCATCAGATGCCAATGCAGCACCTTTTGCTTTCTCGCCAGCTTGCTCAAAAGCAATTTTAGCAGCACCAACACGATTCATTTGACCTGCGCCAACACCAAGTGTCATTTGGGAATCAGTTACGACAATTGCATTTGATTTAACATGTTTGACAACCGACCAGCCAAGCTGTAATGCTTCCCACTCTTGTGCTGTCGGTTCACGATCTGTTACTACTTTGATATCAGCATTGGCAAAACCGTAACGATCTGGTTCTTGAACAAGAAGCCCACCTTCTACAGATACTACATTGAAACTATCTTGTTTTGCTTGCTCAAAAGGAATTGTTAACAAACGAATATTTTTCTTTTGCATTAAAATATCAAGTGCATCTTGAGTAAAGGCAGGTGCAATAATAATTTCTAAGAATATATGACTTAATTTTTCAGCCGTTGCTGCATCCACTTCCATATTTAATGCGATAATGCCGCCAAATATAGAAGTAGAATCAGCAGCGTATGCTTTATCAAATGCTTCCTCTAGTGTAACACCAGTACCAACACCACAAGGGTTCATATGTTTTACCGCAACTGCTGCTGGCATTTCAAATTCTTTGACAATTTGTAATGCTGCATTGCCATCCTGAATATTATTGTATGATAATTCTTTACCATGTAATTGCGTTGCATAAGCTAATGAGAAGTCAGAGCCGAGACGTTTTTGATAAAATGCCGCTTTTTGATGAGGATTTTCACCATAGCGTAAATTTTGCTTTAATTCATATGTCATTGTTAAGCTCTCTGGAAACTCTTCTTCTGTTAAGTAGTTTGATATATAGGAATCATAGGCAGCTGTGTGACGGAAAACTTTTGCAGCTAGCTTACGACGTGTTTCAATTGTTGTTGTACAGTTTGCTTTTAGTTCCTCTAACACGTTTGCATAGTCATTGCTATCCACAATTACTGTGACATATTGATGGTTTTTTGCTGCAGAACGTAACATTGTTGGACCACCGATATCAATATTCTCGATAGCATCATCCCATGTTACATTAGGCTTTGAAATTGTTTCAACGAACGGGTAAAGATTAACACATACAATCTCAATTGGCTCAATTCCATGCTCATTCATTTGCGCTTGATGAGAAGCATCGTCGAATTTTCCTAATAAACCACCGTGAATCAATGGGTTTAATGTTTTTACACGACCATCTAAGATTTCAGGGAATTTAGTTACTTCATCAACTGCTGTTACAGCAACATGATTGTCCTGTAGCATTTTTTTTGTACCACCAGTTGATAAAATTTCATAACCTAATGCTACTAGTTCTTTTGCAAATTCTAAAATACCATCTTTATTGGAAACACTGATTAATGCACGTTTTGTCACAACAATATCCTCCTAATTTTTATCGTGTCTGCCACGAAAATGTCTTACAATTATTGATAGAGTAGAGTTAGGTATTCAGTGAGTAGCCCTAACTCCTCATCAATAGTTTACTTAAACAATTGCTGTAAAGCTGTTGTATATAGTACATGCTCTTGCTTATGAATAGCCACTTCTGTTGCCTCACGGTCACCATCAATAACGGCAACTGCTGCTTGTGCAATTATAGGACCTGTGTCCATACCTTCATCTACAAAATGCACAGTTACACCTGTTATTTTGACTCCATGTTCCATTGCCTGCCCAATAGCATCCTTACCTGGGAAAGCAGGTAATAATGACGGATGGATATTCACGATACGCTGTGGAAATGCTGACAGTAATACTTCACTAATCAGTCGCATATAACCAGCAAGCACAATCCATTCCACATTACATTCCTGTAAAGCCTCGATAATAGCTGTCTCGTAATCTGCTTTTGAAGCAAACTCTTTTGGATTTAAAGCTAGTACTGGAATACTAAAATTCTCGGCACGTGTCACTACAAACGCGCCAGGCTTGTCTGTCACAACAAGCTCGACTTTTGCATGTAGCTCTCCACGTTCAATTGCCTCTTGAATGGCCTGAAAATTACTGCCGCTGCCTGAGGCAAAAACGGCAATTTTAGTAGGTGCAGTCATTACACTAAACTCCCATCATGTGAACCATTAAATACAACACCCTCGCCTTTGACAACGCGACCGATTTGATATGCTTTTTCACCATTAGCTTCCACTGTAGCAATCACTTTTTCTGCTGCATCCGCAGGTACCGCTAAAACGAAGCCGATGCCCATGTTAAAGACATTATATAAATCTTTATCCTCAAGCTGACCTTTATCTTTCAAAAACTCAAAAATACGTAATACAGGCCATGAACCTAAGTCAATTTCAGTTGCTAACCCTTCTGGCATCATACGAGGAAGATTTTCATAAAAGCCACCGCCTGTTACATGTGCGCAGCCATGAACGTCTGCTGATTTTAAAGCTGCAAGTACAGGTTTTGCATATAATTTTGTTGGCACTAATAAGGCTTCTCCAATAGGGCCAAGATCCTCATAGCCTTCCACAATTGCATCTACTGCGTAATCATTATCCGCAAAAACAATTTTACGCACTAAAGAATAACCGTTTGAATGCACACCACTTGAAGCAATCCCAACAAGCACGTCACCCTCAGTGATTTTTTCACCTGTAACGATAGCTGATTTTTCACATGCACCTACTGCAAAACCTGCTAAATCATACTCATCCTCTTCATAAAGGCCTGGCATTTCTGCCGTCTCACCACCGATTAATGCTGCACCAGATTGTACACAGCCATCTGCAACACCTTTGACAATTTGTTCAATTTTCGCTGGTTCAGCTTTACCAAGTGCAACATAATCTAAAAAGTACAGTGGTTCAGCACCCTGTGCCACAATATCGTTCACACACATAGCTACACAGTCCACGCCAATCGTATCATGCTTGTCCACCATAAAGGCTAGCTTAAGCTTTGTCCCAACACCATCTGTACCTGAAATAAGAACAGGCTCCTTAAGATTTAGTTCTGACAAGTCAAACATACCGCCAAAGCCACCGAACGTACCCATCACACCTAGACGGTTTGTGCGTTCAACGTGAGATTTCATTCGTTTTACGGCTTCATAGCCTGCTTCAATATTTACACCTGCTTGTTCATATGCTTTTGACACGCAGAGATCCTCCTTATCATCCAAATCACCTTGGCACACCTGCGTCTTGCAA
This window harbors:
- the ligA gene encoding DNA ligase (this protein catalyzes the formation of phosphodiester linkages between 5'-phosphoryl and 3'-hydroxyl groups in double-stranded DNA using NAD as a coenzyme and as the energy source for the reaction; essential for DNA replication and repair of damaged DNA; similar to ligase LigB), producing MNEIEQRIAELNKLLHKYGHAYYVLDQPVVADSVYDQLLHELIALEEANPSLIYPDSPTQRVGGAVVEGFKKVTHDYPMLSLSNAFNEADLREFDRKVRQAIGDHFSYVCELKIDGLAISLKYENGVFVQGATRGDGVVGEDITANLKTIRAIPLRLKEPITIEVRGEAYMPKKSFEALNTQRVDNGEELFANPRNAAAGSLRQLDPKIAASRQLSTFIYAIGGDGEVYGIDGHAEMLDYLEDLGFSSNKERQRCSTIEEVLAFIDKWTENRSNLAYEIDGIVIKVDRFAHQDELGYTAKSPRWAIAYKFPAEEVVTTLLDIDLTVGRTGVVTPTAILTPVQVAGTTVQRASLHNEDLIREKDIRIGDTVIIRKAGDIIPQVVGVLLEQRPEDTVPYEMPKNCPVCDSELIRIEGEVALRCVNPACFAQIAESIKYFVSRNAMNIDGLGDKVVEQLLRAELIHDVSDLYHLTVEQLVELERMGEKSATNLVHAIQASKENSMERLLIGLGIRHVGEKAAKIVSETYGTMEAVMVATEEQLVEIYEIGDKMASSLVEYFSNEDARAVIGRLGEAGVNMIYKGKRVEVTVGDNPFAGKTIVLTGKLEQLTRNEAKAKIEELGGIVTGSVSKKTDLVIAGADAGSKLTKAEQLGIEVWNEDSLIEQLNLV
- a CDS encoding heptaprenylglyceryl phosphate synthase → MDYLEWRHVFKLDPAKEITDEALEKICESGTDVILVGGTDGITLDGVLDLLVRVRRFEVPIALEISTIDSITPGYDYYFIPTVLNSDDPKWIKNLHHEAIKEYGDIMVWDELVAEGYCILNPHCKAAEVTNAKTDLSIDDIVAYARLAENFFKLPVFYVEYSGTYGDINVISAVKQELNNTRLFYGGGITSTKQAAEMAKYADTVVVGNIIYDDLKAALATVKAVKNTI
- a CDS encoding DUF3048 domain-containing protein — encoded protein: MFKSKKLFITMAFSALLIGGCSKDSSEVKEDEKNKAEEEPVIEEPVKEEAFLAPLTGEVVKGEITQRPIIVTINNHPAARPQSGIAAADIIYEMLAEGDVTRFLAVYQSELPENFGPVRSARSYFVDIAKGFDAFYVAHGYSPEAKSMLENNVIDNINGMNYDGTLFKRSKDRVAPHNSYITSENLLKGAKNIGASMIYSEKVRQAFYEPDERGKIGIETSKVDIYYGNSEYFHNSYVYDHQSNHYGRQSAGVDTKDILTGEALSLANVLFFEMNHRTIDNVGRQEIDLTSGGNAYVFQNGFMREVKWANIDGLPMAVEESGELVKLVPGKSWIHFVPASPGLQAMVKTQP
- a CDS encoding adenosine deaminase — protein: MDPVWKITKLRQQLAVIDGKKAPDIVLKNARYLHSMLKQWVVGNIWILGDRIVYAGDRMPPFIEGTEVVDCTNKTIVPGYIEPHVHPFQLYHPQSFADFCGQLGTTAFISDNLSFVLSLENKKAFSILNHLKKLPFSFYWWTRFDSQTEMEQEEEIFSNTSILEWLERDDVLLGGELTGWPRLLHGDDQMLYRMQMAKGYGKKIEGHFPGASERTLARMKLLGADGDHEAMTVEEVERRIMQGYAVTLRHSSIRPDLPHLLKGIVEKKLPIFDHLMMTTDGSTPSFHQDGVMDKCIQVALDAGVSPIDAYQMATYNVARYYNMSNLHGFIATGRFASLNILQDEWHPVPESVLSKGIWLKRDGQRVHKLAAIDYSAIPTFNLGFSLNSHDFQFSMPFGIELVNDVITKPYNSLVTREGQLADHDECYLMLINRDGNWHVNTMIKGFATSVQGFASSYSNTGDILLIGKNKEDMIKAFEEMKAMQGGIVLVEKGEVIASIPLTIGGLLYDGDVEELTNKELALKQALAERGYRLGDAIYTLLFLQSTHLPYIRITPKGIFDVMKNKLLLPAVMR